The following coding sequences lie in one Chloroflexaceae bacterium genomic window:
- a CDS encoding cation-transporting P-type ATPase — translation MKTADQFTAELAPWSVSVAEAYTALNSRPGGLSASEVAARLRRYGPNTLQTVRGRPLIGTFVENFTHLMAILLWIAGAIAFLVQLPQLGVAIWTVTLINGLFSFWQEYRAERAAAALRALLPARARVLRDGSVQEVPRDEIVPGDLLLLAEGDLVAADGRLVEAVELRVDQATLTGEARAVSKHAETYAGPETGPALPNVVFAGTTVVAGRGKALVFATGMRSAFGAIARMTQSVTEAPSPLQLELARLTRVVSAIAIGVGALFFALAVGVVRIGLVDSFIFAMGMIVAFVPEGLLPTVTLALAIGVQRMARRHALVKRLSSVETLGCTQVICTDKTGTLTQNAMTVRYLWAGGRQFEVSGSGYDPAGGISADGQPCRPVPGDDLYDLLRAGALCNDARLLPPGAAPAGHGNLSGWSVLGDPTEAALQVVARKGGLDPEALARAEPRIHELPFESRRKLMSTVHGAGGARVYTKGAPDEVLARCTTIRLSGRDVPLDERLRAEVRTVKDRLARSGLRVLGVAQRQLPEDQPPHQAEAVERDLTFLGLAAMYDPPRPEVAEAVARCHRAGIRIVMITGDDGLTATTIARRLDLVRQEHPRLVTGVELDALPDAELDQILREEVIFARVAPEHKLRIVAALQRMGLVVAVTGDGVNDAPALKQADIGVAMGMAGTDVARESADMVLTDDNFATIVHAVEEGRAVYANIRKFVTYIFTSNVPEAVPFVLFALSGGRIPLALTVMQVLAIDLGTDLLPALALGAEPAEAGVMDRPPRRREEHLITRGLLLRSLCFLGLIQSAAAMLAFYTIYWGAGYAGQWLDLPGSGPLYQTATTMTLAAIVATQIGNLFAQRTEETSILTVGPGRNRLIWIGIAVELTLIVAIVYLPLLQWVFGTAPLPAASWLVFLACTPVLLIADEARKAVLRRYRRRQAPLPAPGVYSGR, via the coding sequence ATGAAAACCGCCGACCAGTTCACAGCCGAATTGGCGCCGTGGAGCGTATCGGTCGCTGAAGCCTACACCGCGCTCAACTCCCGTCCCGGCGGACTTTCGGCCTCGGAAGTTGCGGCGCGCCTGCGTCGCTATGGTCCAAACACCCTCCAGACGGTCAGGGGCCGGCCCCTGATCGGGACCTTCGTCGAGAACTTCACGCACCTGATGGCGATCCTCCTCTGGATCGCCGGGGCAATCGCCTTTCTGGTGCAGTTGCCCCAACTGGGTGTGGCCATCTGGACGGTCACGCTGATCAACGGGTTGTTCAGCTTCTGGCAGGAGTACCGGGCGGAACGGGCCGCCGCCGCCCTGCGTGCACTGCTGCCAGCCAGGGCGCGCGTGCTGCGCGATGGCAGCGTGCAAGAGGTGCCGCGTGACGAGATTGTGCCCGGCGACCTGTTACTGCTGGCCGAAGGCGACCTCGTCGCTGCCGACGGTCGTCTGGTCGAGGCGGTCGAGTTGCGGGTTGATCAGGCCACGCTCACCGGCGAGGCGCGCGCCGTTTCCAAACACGCTGAAACCTACGCCGGCCCCGAGACCGGCCCCGCGCTGCCCAATGTGGTCTTCGCCGGCACCACGGTGGTCGCTGGCAGGGGGAAGGCGCTCGTCTTCGCCACGGGGATGCGCAGCGCCTTCGGCGCGATCGCCCGGATGACCCAGAGCGTTACCGAGGCCCCCAGTCCCTTGCAGCTAGAACTGGCGCGCCTGACCCGCGTCGTCAGCGCCATCGCGATCGGCGTCGGCGCGCTCTTCTTTGCGCTCGCCGTAGGCGTGGTGCGGATTGGTCTCGTCGACAGCTTCATCTTCGCCATGGGCATGATCGTCGCCTTCGTGCCGGAAGGGCTTTTGCCCACGGTCACCCTGGCCCTGGCCATCGGGGTGCAGCGCATGGCCCGCCGGCACGCGCTGGTCAAACGTCTCTCCTCTGTCGAGACCCTCGGCTGCACCCAGGTGATCTGTACCGACAAAACTGGCACCCTGACGCAGAACGCCATGACCGTGCGCTACCTCTGGGCCGGTGGCCGGCAGTTTGAGGTGAGCGGCAGCGGCTACGACCCCGCTGGCGGCATCAGTGCCGATGGTCAGCCCTGTCGCCCCGTTCCGGGCGACGACCTGTACGACCTGCTGCGCGCCGGCGCCCTCTGCAACGATGCCCGGCTCCTGCCGCCAGGCGCCGCTCCCGCCGGCCATGGCAACTTGAGCGGCTGGAGCGTCCTTGGCGACCCGACCGAGGCGGCGCTGCAGGTTGTGGCGCGGAAAGGAGGGTTGGACCCGGAAGCGCTGGCCCGCGCCGAGCCGCGCATCCACGAGTTGCCGTTTGAGTCGCGTCGCAAACTGATGAGCACGGTGCATGGCGCTGGCGGCGCGCGGGTGTATACCAAGGGCGCGCCCGACGAGGTGCTGGCCCGCTGTACAACCATTCGCCTCTCCGGTCGCGATGTGCCTCTCGATGAGCGGCTGCGGGCCGAGGTGCGCACAGTCAAGGACCGGCTCGCCCGGAGCGGGTTGCGGGTGCTGGGGGTGGCGCAGCGCCAGTTGCCCGAGGACCAGCCTCCGCATCAGGCCGAAGCGGTCGAGCGTGACCTGACCTTCCTGGGCCTGGCGGCGATGTACGATCCGCCTCGCCCGGAGGTGGCCGAGGCGGTCGCCAGGTGTCACCGGGCAGGCATTCGCATCGTGATGATCACCGGCGACGATGGGCTGACGGCCACGACCATCGCCCGGCGCCTCGACCTGGTGCGGCAGGAGCATCCGCGCCTGGTGACGGGGGTGGAACTCGACGCGCTCCCTGACGCCGAGCTGGACCAGATCCTCCGCGAGGAGGTGATTTTCGCCCGCGTCGCACCCGAGCACAAGCTGCGGATCGTCGCGGCGTTACAGCGTATGGGCCTGGTCGTGGCTGTAACCGGCGACGGGGTGAACGATGCGCCCGCGCTCAAACAGGCCGACATCGGCGTGGCGATGGGCATGGCCGGCACCGACGTGGCCCGCGAATCGGCGGACATGGTTCTCACCGACGACAATTTCGCCACCATCGTGCATGCAGTTGAAGAGGGGCGCGCCGTCTACGCCAACATACGCAAGTTTGTGACCTACATTTTCACCAGCAACGTGCCTGAAGCCGTGCCCTTCGTGCTCTTCGCCTTGAGTGGCGGGCGCATTCCGCTGGCGCTGACAGTGATGCAGGTGCTGGCGATTGATCTGGGCACCGACCTGCTGCCGGCCCTGGCCCTCGGCGCCGAACCAGCCGAAGCAGGGGTGATGGATCGTCCCCCGCGCCGGCGGGAGGAGCACCTGATCACACGCGGGTTGCTGCTGCGCTCGCTCTGCTTTCTCGGCCTGATCCAGAGCGCGGCGGCGATGCTGGCCTTCTACACCATCTACTGGGGCGCCGGTTACGCGGGGCAGTGGCTCGATCTGCCCGGCAGTGGCCCCCTCTACCAGACGGCGACCACCATGACCCTGGCGGCGATTGTAGCGACCCAGATCGGCAACCTGTTCGCCCAGCGCACCGAAGAGACCTCGATCCTGACCGTCGGACCGGGCCGCAACCGTCTCATCTGGATCGGCATCGCGGTGGAACTGACGCTGATTGTTGCCATCGTCTACCTGCCGCTGCTGCAATGGGTCTTCGGTACAGCCCCGTTGCCCGCGGCAAGCTGGCTGGTGTTTCTGGCGTGCACCCCCGTGCTGCTGATCGCCGACGAAGCGCGCAAGGCCGTGCTGCGTCGCTACCGGCGCCGGCAGGCACCCCTTCCGGCGCCTGGAGTCTATTCTGGGAGGTGA
- a CDS encoding TrkA family potassium uptake protein yields the protein MRVIILGCGRIGSGLAARLSYAGHSVTVIEPVAAALAHLPAGFRGRTLVGDVLDRRLLLQAGIDHQDALAAVTPSDDVNIVAARLARLVFRVPRVVARVYHPRAAEVYRRLGVQTVCTTTWGISRIAELLSYSELEPVASLGSDVDLLTVAVPPLLVGRPVSVITAPGEIQVAAISRGGRTFLPQPATRLEAGDLLHLVVLTVATDHLAALLRQ from the coding sequence ATGCGTGTCATCATCCTTGGCTGTGGCCGCATTGGCTCAGGACTGGCCGCGCGGCTCAGCTACGCCGGTCACAGCGTCACGGTGATCGAACCGGTCGCTGCGGCCCTGGCCCACTTGCCTGCGGGCTTTCGCGGGCGCACCCTCGTCGGCGACGTGCTCGACCGGCGGCTCTTGCTTCAAGCGGGTATTGACCACCAGGACGCTCTCGCCGCTGTAACCCCCAGCGACGACGTCAACATCGTCGCCGCCCGGCTGGCACGCCTGGTCTTCCGGGTGCCGCGGGTCGTGGCGCGGGTCTACCACCCGCGCGCCGCCGAGGTCTATCGGCGCCTTGGCGTGCAGACCGTCTGTACAACAACCTGGGGCATCAGCCGCATTGCCGAACTGTTGAGCTACTCCGAGCTTGAGCCAGTGGCGAGCCTGGGCAGCGATGTGGATCTGCTCACCGTCGCCGTGCCCCCCTTGCTGGTGGGGCGTCCGGTCAGTGTGATAACGGCGCCCGGGGAGATCCAGGTGGCGGCGATCAGTCGCGGCGGGCGCACCTTTTTGCCCCAGCCGGCCACGCGCCTCGAAGCGGGCGATCTGCTGCACCTGGTCGTGCTAACAGTGGCCACCGACCACCTGGCGGCTCTACTGCGACAGTAA
- a CDS encoding NAD-binding protein translates to MRVLIVGGGQVGSYLAGLLLEEGHAVTIVEMHEATAGALREVLPDATVIHGNGTDPEALEMAGIHATDLVAAVTGTDATNLVITSLARFAFNVPKAVARVNNPHNTWMFIPEMGVDLALNQAEVLARLIAQTML, encoded by the coding sequence ATGCGCGTGCTGATCGTTGGCGGCGGGCAGGTGGGGTCATACCTGGCTGGATTGCTCCTGGAAGAGGGGCACGCGGTAACCATCGTCGAGATGCATGAGGCGACGGCCGGGGCCCTGCGCGAGGTCCTGCCTGATGCTACGGTGATCCACGGCAATGGCACCGACCCCGAGGCGCTGGAGATGGCCGGCATTCACGCCACCGATCTGGTTGCCGCCGTCACCGGCACCGACGCGACGAACCTGGTGATCACCAGCCTGGCGCGCTTTGCCTTCAACGTGCCGAAGGCCGTCGCACGGGTGAACAATCCCCACAACACCTGGATGTTCATCCCTGAAATGGGCGTGGACCTGGCCCTGAACCAGGCTGAGGTGCTGGCGCGCCTGATTGCGCAGACGATGCTGTAG